In Miscanthus floridulus cultivar M001 chromosome 8, ASM1932011v1, whole genome shotgun sequence, the sequence CGCACTTTGCATCTGCCCCATCGTTTATTCGTTCCCACCGAACGGATTAGTGGAGTCATTTATGAGACGTCCCTATAAACCGGTCGACTCTGATTAGCATCATTGGGTGACTAGACACAGTATTCCATCATGATTCACGAGTCTCTTTTATCAGCGGTAGGAGTCATGATGACACATAATCTTATACTGCACGTTAGCGTCAGCCGTCACCTGCTAAGCCGGTGCTCTCACTGCGGAGCAAGCGTCTAGCAGCTCAGAGCCTGTATCTGCTTCCAAGGTGAGGTCTTTGTTATGCAGCGTATGAGCTTCGTCACTGGTCTATCAACGCCAAGCGTGTTGGGACAGAAGGCCTATGAGGGGCTCTTCGACGCTAAGTTGACTGTGTCCAACATCGAATCACTGGATGCTCTCTTCGCGGACGGCGGGAAAGGCTCGTGCAGACAGCAACGGAGACGCAAGGCCACCTCTTAGGTTGCACCATTGTGCTTATATCTGTTGCATACCATTTGTGTAATATAAAAATTTGAATTCGCTTGCTAGGACGGTCCAGCCTCCGTCTCTCCTAGGGCGCTCGATAGAAGCGCGTTGTTGGTATGGTTAAACTCTTTTACCTTAATTAAAATGATGCGTAAATTTTTTGTGTATTAAGGGGAAAAAACGTTAGTGCTAGCCTACAAACTTCATATTCATGCTGAGCAACGACACTTCAAAGCTCATAAAGTTCTCAAGAATAGGCTGCTCAACTAATTAATCGATTAAATGGGACCATGCATATATCTTTTCCTCTGTTGTGTTgagaagaaaattaaaaaaaaatcatcttcCTTGTCCTCTGCGACAGAGTCAGAGATCCAGTTGTATATCCACTTCACTTCAGCTTGCACCAACATAATAAGATATGCTTCTTTAATAAGCTAGAGCTAGATTATATGTAGgggtgaaaacggtacggatattttctgacaGACCagatccgtttagaggggttcagatctgtctgtatccgagtccggatattcaacatccgataccgtatccgtatccgaatactcaaatcacatatttatgatgtcgatatccaatcgtatcctatccggcatggttgaaactatccatattcgaatccaaaatccggacagaaatatgaaaacaaatgtaatatcagtgttatccgtccgtatccgatccgttttcatccatagTTATATGATCCGGCCTGTCTTATTATATATGAGCAGAATATTAAAACTGACCCAGACAAGGCTTACGATGCCGGATTCAGCTCACTTGATTTGCATCATGTGGCTCTAGACTTTAGGTTTCCTGGAAAGAATAATTCCTATTACTGTTCTATTGACATTTGAGTGATTTTATTACCTCTAATATACTATGTACTGTACCTAACAGTGCCAAAAGCTGCTCTAAAAGTGTACGGCACAGGACAGGTGTACAGTATATAGATTAGAATAATTAGAATAATTCTTTAAATTTTAGTGACTGATAATTTGATACACCATCTGAAAGATATGTACTCTAGCCTCTAGGATTCACAGCTTGGCTCAAACTAACCCTTCGCTTTCACTAGGGACAACAGAGGGATCACACTACCAAGAATGTGTCATGTGACACATCTATTTGACCAAACTTAAAGTACACTGTTCATTCTAGTATACTCCTGCGTACGATCTCAGATTTGCATGAGCGAAAGCAAGAGGTGCAAATTTTTTTGCATGAGCTGGTGACTGAGGCAGCCTAAAGCAAGAACACTGCATGTTACCCATAGCCCAATCACATGCATTATGTTCTGCAGCTGCTCACATCCCAATAACTATCAGATGAGCAATGGCATACACCGTCCGAACTCTCTTTTCATCCAGAAGGAATCACAAACAAGGGCAATGCCATAGTTCTAGAAATGCCATCCGAACATTCCAAAGATCACTGAAAACAGAACTGCCCTGAAATAGGAGGCAGAGGCACACTACAGATTTTTTCTCTTGAAATCTGAGAACCTGTACACCAACTTGAGTATGAAGTTCAATTGAGTTACCCTAGGGCTACAAGCCTAGCAACGGACAAAAAGAAACCCTCTGTAAACTTTGAGCAACCAAGGGCCAGATATTGAAAAAGGAAGAAAGCAAACAAACCTAACATTTATGACAGCCAAGAAAGAAACAAATTAACCTAACATTATGCAAAGTTCCCCTctaaaaaggaaaagagaagcATTCCACAAAGATCCTAGCATAGTGTTTGGCATGAGTGACCATTATGCCCAGAGCTTCTCCTGCAATCCTCACTGAAGCGGGACCCCCTCTGCTGCTCATGGGACATGGCAACATTATGCTTAGATTCAATCTTCTAAAAAGCACCACACATAGATCCTACAAGATGTTTGGCACTTGTGCTGAGAGCTTTTCCTGCAGCTCCCTGATCTTTGAGCACAGTTCCACCTTCTGTTCCTTGTAGCTCTGAAGCACAAAGTCCTTTCCCTCTATGACTTCCTTCAGTTCAACAACCTCTTTCTTGAGCATCTCCACCCTCTCTActtctcccttcctcttctcAATGCTAACACAATGCAGGTCAGCATCATCAACACTACCATCAGCATAGCCGTTGGAATGCCCATTTGCGGCATCTGACTGCCAATGTCCAGCTTGCAAAGGTTTCTCATGAGAAAGTGCTTCTGCGACACAATGATCTGCAATAATCTTCCTTAGATGTTGAATCTCTCGTTCGGATTCAAACAGATCACGGTTGGCAGCATCCAATTGAGACTGCAGATTGGTGGACTGTGTCACCTGAATGTTAAGAGAGTTCTTAAGATCAGCAATCTGAGTTTGCATCTCCATGATCATCTCATCACGTTTCTTGAGGTGCTGTCTTAGCTTCTGTATGACCTCTCTTTTGCTATAAATGTCAGATCCTGATTCTGAAACACAGGGAGAGCCAGAACTGTTTGAGTACTGAAATGGCCTCCGAGGATCTTCAAGCCGATCAGGTGAGGATATCCACATAACACCGCTGTTCTCTTTGCTTGATTCTGGCGTGGGTATCTTGACAAGTGGAAGTGAGGATTCAACTGATTTGGGCACAGGACTTGCAGGTGCTTGCTTGACTTCCACTCCACCATTTGCAAGCCCTGCACATGGTAATAGGAATTAGTAATAACAATTTTTAGGAAGAACTTTCATGCcaccaacaaaataaataataatgaACTAGTGTAAAATCCAACCCAAGAACTAAATTTATTAATTCAGTTCAATCAGCATAGTGAAAGCAACAGCCAGAAACAATGAAATTATCAGTGTCTCTAAATGCTAAACTCGTATCCCAAGCTGGAAATTTGGTAGAATGCCATAATCATTAAGTCAGACTATTACTTTGTGGATATGTACGACTCTTATGCATGCAAACACCGGAGACCTGCAATGCAATTGTCCAACCCACCAAAAATGTCCtatccaaccccccccccccccccccacacacacacacaccgcccGCCCGGACCCTTGTAGCACACAGACAGCAGAAGATGTACATCTCCTGTAAACGTATCAGATATGCATACACAGCAGCTACATATAAAAAGAAGAGAACATATATGTGGGCAGAGATGTATTGGCCTGCTTCGGAGATGTAGCCCAACACAGTTCATTCCCCTTGCACACATCCCCTGACTTACCCTAACCTCCAGTCCACCCCACCGCAACATGCACATGGCACACACGATTCCATGAGGCCGCAACCTCTAGAACCTGCTGCCAGCAAGGCAGCAGTGAGACAGCGATGCACGGCCCCCCATGCCCTCCCATGTGCCACAGTGCCGCACAATGGCCCTGGGAGCTAATCGGGCGCACAGGCCACATAGTCAGCAGCGACTGGCAATGAATTTGTTCCCTCTCCCATATTCCATTTTTTTCCTATATACCTTCACCCATAGTCAATTTTGGTAGGtcttatttctttctctttcAGATCTAGTGTTCGTTTGCTTAACTTTTCCAATCCAGAAATGGCAGCAACAACTAGTGCCATTGCAGCTCCTCAAAGCTCAATAAACATCAGGGCTCCATTGTTAGCCCATGTCATCAttattactccctctgttcctaATTATAATtcattccaactttcttggagagtcaaagcatcttaagtttgactaaaattatagagagaattacaaaaatttatgacatcaaataggtatactatgaaaatattattaatgaagaatctaatgataattagttgatatcataaatgttattgttttattatataaatttggtcaaacttgagatgctttgactctcctaGAAAGTTGGAATGAATTGTaattttggacggagggagtatttttttaaaaaatatactaAAATGCATCTACGTATACATGTCCTTGCTACATAGGTTCCCCCTATTGCATTAATGAAAGAAACTACAAAACTCCATCAGATAACTTCAAGGTTAGAGGACAGCGACAAAGGGCATTTTGTTTACAAGTTAACACAGAGCCAAACATATAACACAGGTCTAAAACTTGCATTCTAAAATTTTATTCTAGCACTAATTTAATGCATGCTGAAAATTATGAGAGAACTCTCGaaaagagagaattccttatttgacactgggaaaatgagtcgttcctttcttggccctgaaattttcttcgttccctatttgacactcacttcaactttcgttcctaatttgacactgccatcaaatccgttagctaacggtgttaactggccgttaaaaagacgtttttgcccctagaaaaaaaacggcgaagcaaatttgagaggaaaaaaaacctgtgcccgcctctgatgcatgcgcccagctaaaaaaaaaggcgcaggtttttttttcctctcaaatttgcttcgccgctttttttctaggggcaaaaacgtctttttaacggctagttaacaccgttagctaacggatttgacggcagtgtcaaattaggaa encodes:
- the LOC136477545 gene encoding uncharacterized protein, translated to MMKTRTSRSLQKSGRGNQVQGEGPNWVLVAGGVLLSTLSVKIGCKLKQLFDGKQQNNTSKAKRRPEACELHSDLYRFGDQTGCYYCMSGLANGGVEVKQAPASPVPKSVESSLPLVKIPTPESSKENSGVMWISSPDRLEDPRRPFQYSNSSGSPCVSESGSDIYSKREVIQKLRQHLKKRDEMIMEMQTQIADLKNSLNIQVTQSTNLQSQLDAANRDLFESEREIQHLRKIIADHCVAEALSHEKPLQAGHWQSDAANGHSNGYADGSVDDADLHCVSIEKRKGEVERVEMLKKEVVELKEVIEGKDFVLQSYKEQKVELCSKIRELQEKLSAQVPNIL